In the Armatimonadota bacterium genome, GGCCGCGCCGGTGCCCGTCCGAACCAGAAGCGCAGGGCGTCGACGATGCGGCGGGCGGCCTGCCCGTCGCCGTAGGGGTTGCGCGCCCGGGCCATCGCGGCGTGCGCCGCCGGGTCGGCCAGCAGCCGGCTGGCGCGCTCCACGATCCGCGCCCGCGCGGTGCCCACGAGCTCCACGGTCCCGGCGGCGATGCCCTCGGGGCGCTCGGTGACCTCGCGCAGCACCAACACCGGCGTGCCGAGCGCCGGCGCCTCCTCCTGCACGCCACCGGAGTCCGTGAGGATCAGGTACGCGTCCGCCATGAGCCGGACGAACGGGGCGTAGTCGGGCGGCTCGATGAGGTGCGCGCGGGGATGCCCGGCCAGGACCTCCGCAACGACGCGGCGGACCGCGGGGTTGCGGTGCACCGAGAAGACCACCGCGACGTCGGGGAAGCGTTCCAGCAGGTCGAGCAGGGCCAGGTAGATCTGCCGGAGCGGCTCCCCCCAGTTCTCCCGCCGGTGCGTCGTGACCAGCAGCATCCGGTACCCGTCCAGCGCCGGCAGCCCGGGCGGCCACGGCAGGTCGGGGCGGCCGCGCACCTCCAGCAGCGCGTCGATCACCGTGTTCCCGGTGACCACGATCCGGTCGGGCGGGACGCCTTCACGCAGCAGGTTCTCCCGGGCCTGCGGGGTCGGCGCAAAGTGCAGGTCCGCCAGCACCGTCGTCAGCCGGCGATTCATCTCCTCGGGGAAGGGCTGGTACTTGTCGTGGGTGCGCAGGCCGGCCTCCACGTGGCCGATGGGCACGCGGTGGTAGAACGCGGCCAGCGCCCCCAGGAACGTCGAGGACGCGTCGCCCTGCACCAGCACCATGGCCGGGCGCAGCTCGCGGAGCACGGGATCCAGCCCGGCGACGGCCCGGGCGGTGATGTCGAACAGCGACTGCTCCGGCCGCATGATGTCCAGGTCCCGGTCGGGGACGATGCCAAAGAGGCGGAGCACCTGGTCGAGCATCTCGCGGTGCTGGGCGGTGACGACCACCTGGGGGACGAAGTCGTCGCTGGCGCGCAGCCGCGCGATGACGGGCGCGAGCTTCACCGCCTCGGGGCGGGTGCCGAAGATGGTCATGATGGGCAGGCGTGCGCCCATCACCGCGCCAGCAGCCGCATCTGCCGGATGCCGACGACGAGGACGACGGTGATGACGCCCAGGGTGACTATCGCGGTGGTGCGGTTGATGTCGGCCAGCGCCAGCGCGCCGAGGCCCAGCGCCGCGCTGACCAGGTAGAGGAGCACCACGGTCTGCCGCTGCGTCAGGCCGCGGTCGAGCAGCCGATGGTGCAGGTGGCCGCGGTCCGGCAGGTAGATCGGCCGCCCGCTGCGGGCACGCCGCACGATGGCGAACGCCGCGTCGGCGATGGGCACGCCCAGGGCCAGGATCGGGACCAGCAGCGAGATGGCCGTGTACGACTTGTACAGGCCCATCACCGCCAGGCTCCCCAGCACGTAGCCCAGGAACATCGAGCCCGAGTCGCCCATGAAGATCCGGGCCGGGTTGAAGTTGTGGCGCAGGAACCCCAGGGCCGCGCCCACCAGCCCGGCGGCCAGCGACGTGGCCACAACGTCCCGCTTGTGGGCCGCCACCAGCAACAGCGTCGTGCCGGCGATGGCCACGATGCCGGCGGCGAGCCCGTCGACGCCGTCGATGAAGTTGATCACGTTCACCACGGCCACGACCCACACCACGGTGAACACCGCGCCCCAGGCCCCGATCGCCACGGTCCGGCCGGTCAGCGGGTGCGTCACGAACTGCGTGGCGAGCCCAAAGGGGATCAGCACCGCGGCGGCCGCGACCATGGCCGCGAACTTCAGGGCCGGGTGCAGACCCCGCAGGTCGTCGTAGATGCCGACGGCCAGCAGGAACGTGCCTCCCAGCATGATGCCCAGCAGGGCCCGATCGGTGCGCAGGACGATGGGAATCCGCAGGAACATGCCCCCCTCGCCCTGGACCAGCTCGATCGGCCGCGTCAGCACCATGGCCAGCAGCGCGGCGGCCACGAAGCCCAGGTAGATCGCCACCCCGCCCAGCCGCGGTGTGGGCCGGACGTTGATGCGGCGGCCCCCAGGGTAGTCGATGGCGCCCACCCGCCGCGCCAGGCGGCGGACCCCGGGCGTCAGGGCGTTGGTGACCGTCAGGGCCACCAGGGCCAGGAGGAGGGGGACGGCCATCAGACCATGCGCAGGGGGACGGGCTGCGCGGGCGCGGCGAAGGGACTGAACAGCTCGCTGACCGAGCGGTCCTCGTGGATCCGGCGGATCGCCTCGGCCAGGATCGGGGCGATGGAGACGACACGGATGCGGTCCAGCCGTTTGGTCGCCGAGACCGGCACCGTGTTGGTCACCACCAGCTCCTGGATCGGGCTCTGGGCGATGCGCTGCGCCGCCGGTCCCGACAGGAGCGCGTGGGCGCAGCACGCGTAGACGCTCTCCACGCCCCGCGCCACCAGCGCCTGGGCCGCCATGGTCAGCGTCCCCGCGGTGTCCACGATGTCATCGACCAGGATCGCCGTGCGCCGGTAGACCTTGCCGATGACGTGGGTCACCTCCTTGACCTGGTTGGGGCGGTCCCGCCGCTTGTCGATGATGGCGATCGGGGCCCCCAGCTCCGCGGCGAACTCGCGCGCCCGGGCCACCCCGCCGATGTCGGGCGAGACCACCACCACGTTGCGCAGCCCCTTGGCGCGGACGTACTGGGCCAGCAGCAGGCGCGAGGGCAGGTGGTCCAGGGGAATGTCGAAGAAGCCCCACAGCTGGCCGGCGTGGAGGTCCACGGCCAGGATGCGCTGGGCGCCGGCCGCCACCAGCAGGTTCGCCACCAGCTTGGCCGTGATGGGCTCCCGGGGCTTCGTCTTGCGATCCTGGCGCGCGTAGCCGAAGTAGGGGATCACCGCGGTCACGCGGGCGGCCGATGCCCGGCGCAGCGCGTCCAGGATCACCAGCAACTCCAGCAGGTGCTCGTTGACCGGCGGCGACGTGGGCTGGATCACGAACACGTCCTCGCCGCGCACGCTCTCGCCGATGCGCACGCTCACCTCGCCGTCGGCGAAGCGGAATACCTCCATCTCGCCCAGCGGGAGGTCCAACAGCTCGGCGACTTCCTCGGCCAGCGCCGGGTTCGCCGACCCGCTGAAGACCTTGAGCCGCACGTCCCTCACCGGGGCTCCACCGACGCCGCATCAGCATCGGCGGGCTCAGGGCGGGCCGCCGCCACGTCGGCGTCGGACCGGCGGCGGATCACGCGGGCCGGGACCCCCACGGCAACGCCCCGGGGCGGCACGTCCCGCCGCACCACCGCGCCGGCCCCGGTGACCGCCTCACGCCCGATCCGCACCGGCGCTACCAGCATCGTGTCGCTGCCGATGAACGCGCCGTCCTCGATGACCGTCACGTGCTTGGCGCGGCCGTCGAAGTTGCAGGTGATGGTGCCGGCGCCGATGTTGACCCGCGCCCCGACAAGCGCGTCGCCCAGGTAGCTCATGTGGTGGACCTTGGTGCCGTCGCCCACGGTGCTGTTCTTCATCTCGGCGAAGTTGCCTACCTCGACGCCGCGTCCCAGGCGCACCCCCGGCCGCAGGTGGCTGTAGGGCCCCACGCGGCTGTCGTCGCCCACGTGGCTCTGCACGATGGTCGAGGCCACGACCGTGACCCGGTCGCCGAGCTCCGCGTCCACCAGCCGGGCGTAGGGCCCGATGTGGCAGCCCTCGCCCACCACCGTAGCCCCTTCCAGGCTCGAGCCCGGGTAGATGACGGTGTCGCGTCCCACCCGCACGCCGGCGTGCACGTAGGTCGTCGCCGGGTCGATCACCGTGACGCCCGCCTCCATGAGCCCCTCGAGCAGCTGCGCGCGCAGCGCAGCTTCGGCCTCGGCCAGGTCCCGCCGGCTGTTGATGCCCAGCGTCTCGCGGCTGGAGGCCGCCACCACCGCAGCCACCGTCCGGCCGACGCGCAGTAGCAGGTCCACGGCGTCGGTGAGGTAGTACTCGCCCTGGGCGTTGGCCGGCTGCAGGGCCCGCAGCGCCTCACGCAGCGCCGCCGCCTCGAAGGCGTAGGTGCCGGCGTTGACCTCGCGGACCTCGCGCTCGTGGGGCGCGGCGTCGGTCTCCTCGACGATGCGCAGCACGTTGCCGCGCGCGTCGCGGAGCACCCGGCCGTACCCCGTGGGGTCGTCACGGACGTCGGTCAGGATCGTGACCGCCGCGCCCTGCTGGCGGTGGTGGGCGAGCAGCGTTTCCAGCGTCTCGGGCCGCAGCAGCGGCACGTCGCCGTAGAGCACCAGCACGGTGCCGGCAAACCCTTCGAGCAAGGGCAGCGCGCGCTGGACGGCATGCCCGGTGCCCAGCGGCTCCTCCTGATGCACGTAGCGCACGCCGTCGCCCAGCGCTGCCCGCACCTGGTCGGCGCCGTGGCCGACCACCACGATGGGCGACGGCACGCCGACCTGCGCCAGCGTCTCGAGCACGTAGGCGATCATGGGACGCCCGCACAGCCGGTGCAACACCTTGGGCAGGGCCGAGCGCATCCGCTTGCCCTTGCCCGCAGCGAGCACGATGGCTTCGACCTGTGACATCGACGGCCCCGACGCTGCGTGCATCTCGACCCGACAGTTCCCCTTGGGGATTCTTGGCGACACGGGGGATTCCTCCGGTTGCGGCGCCGGGCACCGGCACCCGCGCCCGCCGTCGAGGCGCCGACACCCTGCGCGGCTCACCGCGGCACGGGCAGCGCGCGACTCGGCCTGGCGCGCCCCCAGCCCCGCCCCTCAGCAGCGGCGCGGGTGGACCGGCGAGCGCGGGCTAACAGGCGCGGCGCGCCCTCCAGCCCCGCCCGTCAGCTGGGGCTCAGGTCACCGCGGCCCCAGCAGCTGCTTGACCAGCTCGCGGGCGTCGTAGTAGACGCGGTGGCGCACCACCAGCCCGTCCTGGATCTCCCAGAAGGCAGCGAAGCCGTGCCGGTAGGTGCGGGGCGGGGTCACCGGGACGCGACCCGGGATCTTCAGGTGGATCGTCCGGTGGCGCCCGGCCACCACGCCCTCTGCGGCGACCACGGCCCCTGCGGCCACCACGTGGCCGAGGGTGACCGTCTCGTCCCAGTCGGCGAAGAACTGCTCGTAGGCCCGGCGGATGGCGGCCTTCCCGTGGACCGGCGGGCTGGCCGGGTACTCGAGCACTGCCGCCTCGGCATACGTCGCCATCAGGGCGTCGAGATCGTGGCGGTTGAGGGCGTCGACCTGACGGCGGATCAACGCGTCGCCGGCAGACGCCACGGGGGTGGCTGCCGGCGACGTCGGCGCCGCGGGCCCGCCCGGGGGCGTGCCGGCGCCGGTGGGACGGGAGGTAGAGCGCGGGGGGCGGGAGGGCTCAGAGGTCATCGGACTTCCGGCTGCACCGGCTCATACGACTGCGCGTGGAACATGCCGGTGTACGGCCACGCACGCTGGCTGCGGGGCCAGGACTCGAACCTGGAATCTCCTGGTCCAAAGCCAGGCGTCTTTCCACTTAGACGACCCCGCAGCACCTCACGAGCCCGCGCGTCCACCCGGCGATGCGGTGGTTCAGGGCGGTGCTCCGCCGTACTCGCATCTGCATAGTACCATAGTAGCCCGTGCCCGTGTTCCTCCGGCGGGGCGATGGGTTGGGCCGCTTCAACGACACGCGGATTTGGCCTTGCGGCACGCCCAACTGGGCGGCCCAGAACGCCAGGGCCCTGGGGAGATCGGCCGTCGGGTGGATCTGCAGGAGGTAGACCAGATCGTCCTCTTGCACCCCGCAGTACCGCTGCAGCCACGCGCGTACGATCCGGATCATGTCCGGATCCATGTTGCTGAAGCCCACCTTCCGTCCCGGGCGCCAGGGCTTGGGCTTGAACCCCTCCGCCCAGTAGAGGGCGGTCCCCAGGACCCAGAACCATTCGCCGGCCGTGAGCATGCAGCAGGCTTCGGCCTCGGCGTCGCGCAGCATGGTGGCGACACGCGCCACGCGCGCCTGCCGCAGTTTTTCGGCTCCGCGCCGACCCGCGGCCAGCCTCTTCGCCGTCAGCCGCTGCGCCTGCGTCCGGCTCAGCCCCACCGATCGCAACCACGCCGACAGTGTGGCCTTGGCCACGGGAACCTGTTGCAGGATCTCGCGGTAGGAGCATCCTGCCCTGCGCAGGTCGATCGCTTTCTGCTTCTCCACGGGCTTGCTCATCGACGTCCGTCGGGATCCTCCGCCGTCACCCGGAACATCGGCCTGCTGCTCCCGCGTGTGCACGGTGCGCGCCTGGCGTCGTCTGCATGCGACCGCCTTGCCACGCCTCCGGGCGTGCTACACTACATGCAATCCACACTTAGGAGCGCCACCATGCCCCTGATCCTCTCCGCCGCCCAGGTCCGTGACCTGCTGGACATGCGCGAGGCCATCGACGCCTGCGCCCAGGCGCTGGCCGAGCTCTCCGCCGGCCAGGCTGTGATGCCCGTGCGCACCACCACCGCCGTGCCCCCCCACGCCGGCGCGATGCTCTCCATGCCGGCCTACCTCGGCCGGGCCGATGCGCTGGGCAGCAAGATCGTCACCGTCTATGCCCGCAACCCGGAGCGCGGCCTGCCCACCATCCTCGCCGTGGTGCTCGTCCACGATCCCGCCACGGGCGCGGTGCTGGCGATCATGGACGGTGCCACCCTCACCGCCGTGCGCACGGCGGCCGCGTCGGGGGCCGCCACGCGCCACCTGGCTACGCCCGGGCCCAAGGTCCTGGCCGTGCTGGGCGCTGGCGTGCAGGGGCGAAGCCACCTGTGGGCGATGCGCGAGGTGGCGCAGGTGACCCGCTGTCGGATCTACTCGCGGACCCGGGCGAAGGCCGAGGCGTTCCAGCGCGACCTCGAACCGCGCTTCGGCGTGCCCATCGACGTGGTCGACTCCGCGGAAGCGGCCGTGCGGGATGCCGATCTGGTCGTGCTGGCCACGACCGCCGTGCAGCCCATCGTGCGCTGGGAGTGGTTCCGCCCGGGCTGCCACATCAACGCCGTAGGCTCCCACGCCCCCACCGCGCGCGAACTCGACAGCGAGACCGTGGCGCGGGCGCGGGTCGTGGTGGACTCGCGCGAGGCCATCTTCACCGAGTGCGGCGACGTCCTGATCCCGCTGCAGGAAGGCCGCATCACCCGCGACCACGTCGCGGACGAGCTCGGCGAGGTGATCGAGGGGACGAAGCCGGGGCGCACGCACCCCGACCAGGTCACGCTCTTCAAGTCGGTGGGCGTGGCGGTCGAAGACGTGGCCACCGCCGCGCTGGTCTACCGGAAGGCCCTGGCCCGTGGCGTCGGCACCATGGTGGACCTGTAGCCGAGCAGAAGACTGACTGTCGCAAACGGCACGACGGCTGCTGGTCGTGCCTGGCCGGTCGCCACGGCCACGCTGCTGCTGTGGTGGAGTCGCAAATGGCACGACGGCGTGCTGGTCGTGCCTGGAGTGCGCTGGACTCGTGCGATGGACGCGTGCGATGCAGGCGGGGCGCTGCCCTACCCCGCCCGGCTGCGCCCCCCGCCCCCTCCGCCTCCCCCGCCCCTGCCGAACCCGCCACCCGTGCGCGACGCCGTGGTCAGGGCCCTGGACAGGTTCTGGAAGTTCCGGAACGACCGCACCATGGCGTCGAGCGATCCGACCCCAGCGGCCTGCGGCCCATCGGCTGCCGAGCCCGAGCGGAACCACCGCGCCCGCGGCGGAGGGTGGCCCAGGTCGACGGCGACCCGCTTGAGGTTCTCCAGCAGTCTTTCGGCCACCCCCAGGGCTGTAGCGTACACCAGGTACGTGTCCCAGAGCGGCAGCAGCGCGGGACCCGCGTCCTTCATCGCGGAGAAGTCGGCCATGAAGCGGCGGAAGGCGTCCCAGCGTTTGACCTCGAGGGCGGCGTCGGCGGTCCGGCGCGACAGGCTCTTCGCCGCCAGCCCCAGGAGCGGGAACCCCACCGGGAGCACGACAGCCAGGCTCCCCGGCGCTACCCAGAACGCGCCGACCATGAGGCCGAAGAGCCCCAGCATGAACACGTTCCGCGCCGTCTCGCTCCGCCGGTCGTCCAGGGGGAAGTGGCGCTCCTCGAACCACCGCCGCAGGGTGGCTCCCCACGCCTCCACGAAACGCAGGAACGTGCTCTTCCGGCCCTCCATCCGCCTGCCCCAGGCCTCGATCTGGTCGCTGGTAACCTCGTCCTCGGCCCCGGCCCGCCGGAACACCACCTGCAGGATCTCCACCTCGAAGGGCTCCAGGGCTCGCTCGTCCCGCGCACGGTCCACCGCACGGGCCGCAAGCAGCGCCCGTCCTTTGTCCGTGAGCCGGTACACCAGGTCCGTGTCGCGAAACAGCCCCGTGCCCAGGAGCCCCGCGCTCTCGCGTTCCTCCACCTCCAGGTAGCCCAGACGCGCGGCCTCCAGCAACGTGGCGGCGAAGCCCCGCGCGAGGTCCTCGGGCCGGGCGCGAGACTGCGCCAGGATGGCCGACACCACCGCGGGCGGGATCGCTCTCGGCGGCTCGCGCTCGTAAATCCCCTCGTAGGAGATCGGCGGCTCGCGGCCATATCTCAGGTACGTCCACACGTAGGCCCCCACCAGGGCCAGCGCCACCAGGACGAGGTCGGCGGCCCTCCTCAAAGCTCCTGCCCCCTGGCGCAGTTCTCCCGCCACCTGGCGGCGCTCGTCTTCCAGCAGGCTCTCGTAGGTCTCGCTGCGCAGCAGGGGCGCTGCGGGGAACAGGGCCGGGTCCAGCAAGGCCCGCACTTCCACGAAGGAGTCCTGCGGCACCCGCCGCACCTGCACGCGCGCGCTGGCGAGGTCGGGGGCGATCTCCAGGTCCCCGGGCTCCGTACGGCTGTGGACGAACACCTTGAACAGGTTGGGGTTGGGCCGCGGCAGGGAGACGGTGACGCGGACCACCCCGATGGGCGCGTGGTCGCCTTCCACCGCCTGCCAGTAGAACTGCGCGACGTCCGCGTAGCGCTGCACCGCGTGCGTGATGCGGTAGCGGATCTGGAAGCGCTTCGTGGTATCCCGCGCGTGGTACGTCCACCGCAGGACCTCCTCGTCCCCCTCCCGCCGCTGGGTGAACGGCAGGGCGTCGCCGGTGTCGGCGTCCCAGACGCCCACGTAGCGGAGCCCGTAGGTGCCGTACCTGCCCCTCGTGGACCGCCGCACCTCCGCCCACGAGAACGTTCCCTCGAAGCGGAAGGCCCGGACTTCCTGGGCGTCGGCGGACCCGTCGGGCAGGAGGCGGAACGAGACGTCCACCGAGGGGTGGTCGTACGACGTGGCCCACGCGGCACCGGCCGCGAGTCCGCCCAGCACGGCGGCCAGCGCCGCCAGCGCAAGCGCGTCCCGCCTTCCCCCGCGTCTCATCGTGGCCCCCTCTCGCGCGTGGGCTGCCCGGATCCCTGTGGCACCTGCACTACTGCTCGATGGACTCCACAAGGATCCACGCCCCGTTGACGACCCGCGTGGGCTGCCCGGATCCCCGTGGCACCTGCACGGACGCCGTGAAGTTCGTCGCCGGGCCGCGACAGCGCGCGACACGCATCCCTCAGCGCATCACGGTCGTCAGGGACGGGACGTGTCCAGTGCGGCGGGCGCCGTGCCGGCCCGGGAACCACCCAGCGCCCCGCAACCGGCAGGAGCCCCCGGGAATGAGCAGTGCGTGTGGTGCGCCGTCGGAATACCCCGGCGTCCTGCGCCCGTACCGGGGCGCAGGGTCAGGCGCCTACCCGAGGGCGATGCACTCGATCATGACCAGCGCGTCGCGGGGCAGCCTGGCGACCTGCACCGTGGTGCGCGCTGGCGGCAGGTCGCGGAAGTACGCCGCGTACTCTTCGTTCATCGCGCCGAAGTCGGCCAGGTCCTTGAGGTAGACCGTCGTCTTGACGACGCGGTCCAGCGACGAGCCCGCCGCCTCCAGCACCGCCCGCAGGTTGTCCAGGACGCGCCGCGTCTGGGTCTTGATGTCGGTGCCGGCGAGTTGCCCAGTGGCCGGGTCGAGCGGGATCTGCCCCGAGAGGTAGAGGACGCCGCCTGCCCGGATCGCCTGCGAGTACGGGCCGATGGGCAGGGGCGCGCCGTCGCTGCGAATCACGTCCTTGGTCGGCATTTGGTCCTCCTGTGCGCGCACAACGCATGGCGCGGCGCTCGTGGCGGAGTTCGCGCGGCCCGGCGCGATTCCTCTTCACGGCGGACGACACGGTCAGCGCCACCGTGGCACCCCCTCGAGCGTGGCGGCCGCGTCCCGTGGTGGGGGCATGGCACCGCGAGCCCGCACCGTTGGGCGCGGACCACAGAGGTGCCCCGGCGGTTATCCGGTCTGGATCGTGATCCCCAGGAGGCGGGCGAGGTCCCGGCGCAGCGGTTCGGGTGCCCGCTCGCCGCGGCACTTGTACTGGATGATCTCGCGCAGGCGCCGCTCGAACTCGGCGTGTTGTCGGCAGGGCAGGCAGCGGGCGATGTGGCGCTGCAGGTCCTCGCACAGCGGCGCGTCGGCCTCGCCGTCGAGATATGTCCACAGCTGCCGGAGGAGCTCGTGACAGTCGATCTCGCTCATCGGTGGCCCTTGCTGCGGGGCGGCGGCCCCGATGGCCCGGTCTCCGGCGCCGTCCGCTCGGAGGCGGCGCGATCGCCGTTGACGTATCCGGCGCGCTTCG is a window encoding:
- the wecB gene encoding UDP-N-acetylglucosamine 2-epimerase (non-hydrolyzing): MGARLPIMTIFGTRPEAVKLAPVIARLRASDDFVPQVVVTAQHREMLDQVLRLFGIVPDRDLDIMRPEQSLFDITARAVAGLDPVLRELRPAMVLVQGDASSTFLGALAAFYHRVPIGHVEAGLRTHDKYQPFPEEMNRRLTTVLADLHFAPTPQARENLLREGVPPDRIVVTGNTVIDALLEVRGRPDLPWPPGLPALDGYRMLLVTTHRRENWGEPLRQIYLALLDLLERFPDVAVVFSVHRNPAVRRVVAEVLAGHPRAHLIEPPDYAPFVRLMADAYLILTDSGGVQEEAPALGTPVLVLREVTERPEGIAAGTVELVGTARARIVERASRLLADPAAHAAMARARNPYGDGQAARRIVDALRFWFGRAPARPDEFVP
- a CDS encoding MraY family glycosyltransferase, whose translation is MAVPLLLALVALTVTNALTPGVRRLARRVGAIDYPGGRRINVRPTPRLGGVAIYLGFVAAALLAMVLTRPIELVQGEGGMFLRIPIVLRTDRALLGIMLGGTFLLAVGIYDDLRGLHPALKFAAMVAAAAVLIPFGLATQFVTHPLTGRTVAIGAWGAVFTVVWVVAVVNVINFIDGVDGLAAGIVAIAGTTLLLVAAHKRDVVATSLAAGLVGAALGFLRHNFNPARIFMGDSGSMFLGYVLGSLAVMGLYKSYTAISLLVPILALGVPIADAAFAIVRRARSGRPIYLPDRGHLHHRLLDRGLTQRQTVVLLYLVSAALGLGALALADINRTTAIVTLGVITVVLVVGIRQMRLLAR
- a CDS encoding ribose-phosphate pyrophosphokinase, translating into MRDVRLKVFSGSANPALAEEVAELLDLPLGEMEVFRFADGEVSVRIGESVRGEDVFVIQPTSPPVNEHLLELLVILDALRRASAARVTAVIPYFGYARQDRKTKPREPITAKLVANLLVAAGAQRILAVDLHAGQLWGFFDIPLDHLPSRLLLAQYVRAKGLRNVVVVSPDIGGVARAREFAAELGAPIAIIDKRRDRPNQVKEVTHVIGKVYRRTAILVDDIVDTAGTLTMAAQALVARGVESVYACCAHALLSGPAAQRIAQSPIQELVVTNTVPVSATKRLDRIRVVSIAPILAEAIRRIHEDRSVSELFSPFAAPAQPVPLRMV
- the glmU gene encoding bifunctional UDP-N-acetylglucosamine diphosphorylase/glucosamine-1-phosphate N-acetyltransferase GlmU; its protein translation is MSQVEAIVLAAGKGKRMRSALPKVLHRLCGRPMIAYVLETLAQVGVPSPIVVVGHGADQVRAALGDGVRYVHQEEPLGTGHAVQRALPLLEGFAGTVLVLYGDVPLLRPETLETLLAHHRQQGAAVTILTDVRDDPTGYGRVLRDARGNVLRIVEETDAAPHEREVREVNAGTYAFEAAALREALRALQPANAQGEYYLTDAVDLLLRVGRTVAAVVAASSRETLGINSRRDLAEAEAALRAQLLEGLMEAGVTVIDPATTYVHAGVRVGRDTVIYPGSSLEGATVVGEGCHIGPYARLVDAELGDRVTVVASTIVQSHVGDDSRVGPYSHLRPGVRLGRGVEVGNFAEMKNSTVGDGTKVHHMSYLGDALVGARVNIGAGTITCNFDGRAKHVTVIEDGAFIGSDTMLVAPVRIGREAVTGAGAVVRRDVPPRGVAVGVPARVIRRRSDADVAAARPEPADADAASVEPR
- a CDS encoding nuclear transport factor 2 family protein, with the translated sequence MASAGDALIRRQVDALNRHDLDALMATYAEAAVLEYPASPPVHGKAAIRRAYEQFFADWDETVTLGHVVAAGAVVAAEGVVAGRHRTIHLKIPGRVPVTPPRTYRHGFAAFWEIQDGLVVRHRVYYDARELVKQLLGPR
- a CDS encoding ornithine cyclodeaminase family protein gives rise to the protein MPLILSAAQVRDLLDMREAIDACAQALAELSAGQAVMPVRTTTAVPPHAGAMLSMPAYLGRADALGSKIVTVYARNPERGLPTILAVVLVHDPATGAVLAIMDGATLTAVRTAAASGAATRHLATPGPKVLAVLGAGVQGRSHLWAMREVAQVTRCRIYSRTRAKAEAFQRDLEPRFGVPIDVVDSAEAAVRDADLVVLATTAVQPIVRWEWFRPGCHINAVGSHAPTARELDSETVARARVVVDSREAIFTECGDVLIPLQEGRITRDHVADELGEVIEGTKPGRTHPDQVTLFKSVGVAVEDVATAALVYRKALARGVGTMVDL
- a CDS encoding DUF2207 domain-containing protein — its product is MRRGGRRDALALAALAAVLGGLAAGAAWATSYDHPSVDVSFRLLPDGSADAQEVRAFRFEGTFSWAEVRRSTRGRYGTYGLRYVGVWDADTGDALPFTQRREGDEEVLRWTYHARDTTKRFQIRYRITHAVQRYADVAQFYWQAVEGDHAPIGVVRVTVSLPRPNPNLFKVFVHSRTEPGDLEIAPDLASARVQVRRVPQDSFVEVRALLDPALFPAAPLLRSETYESLLEDERRQVAGELRQGAGALRRAADLVLVALALVGAYVWTYLRYGREPPISYEGIYEREPPRAIPPAVVSAILAQSRARPEDLARGFAATLLEAARLGYLEVEERESAGLLGTGLFRDTDLVYRLTDKGRALLAARAVDRARDERALEPFEVEILQVVFRRAGAEDEVTSDQIEAWGRRMEGRKSTFLRFVEAWGATLRRWFEERHFPLDDRRSETARNVFMLGLFGLMVGAFWVAPGSLAVVLPVGFPLLGLAAKSLSRRTADAALEVKRWDAFRRFMADFSAMKDAGPALLPLWDTYLVYATALGVAERLLENLKRVAVDLGHPPPRARWFRSGSAADGPQAAGVGSLDAMVRSFRNFQNLSRALTTASRTGGGFGRGGGGGGGGGRSRAG
- a CDS encoding RidA family protein — encoded protein: MPTKDVIRSDGAPLPIGPYSQAIRAGGVLYLSGQIPLDPATGQLAGTDIKTQTRRVLDNLRAVLEAAGSSLDRVVKTTVYLKDLADFGAMNEEYAAYFRDLPPARTTVQVARLPRDALVMIECIALG
- the rsrA gene encoding mycothiol system anti-sigma-R factor, with product MSEIDCHELLRQLWTYLDGEADAPLCEDLQRHIARCLPCRQHAEFERRLREIIQYKCRGERAPEPLRRDLARLLGITIQTG